TAGAGACAATGCGGGAAACGCAAAAAGCCAACAAACAAGCACCCCGCTACGACAATCGCCATCGCAACCTTACCGACGAGCAACGCCAAGCCTTTGCCGCCGAAGGTCGTCGCGCCGTAGTTCGCTTCATCATCGAAGAACCACGTACAGTTGCATGGAATGACCTAGTTCGCGGCACTGTCTCATGGAGCAGCAGCGACCTCGGCGGTGACATGGTAATCGCCCGCGTCGATGAACAGGGCAATATTGGCTTACCTCTGTATAACTTTGCCGTAGTTGTCGATGACATCGATATGGAGATCACCCAAGTCATTCGCGGGGAAGATCATATTGCCAACACCGCCAAGCAAATTTTGATTTATGAAGCCCTAGGCGCAACACCACCTCAGTTCGGACATACGCCACTAATTCTCAATCAACAAGGCGCAAAAATTTCTAAACGTGATGGCGCAACTTCCGTTTGGGAATTTCGGAACATGGGTTATATTCCCGAAGCCTTTAATAACTACATGGCGCTGTTGGGATGGTCGCCTAGCGATGGCAAGGAATTATTCACTTTGCAAGAAGCCACGGAAATCTTTAGCTTCGATCGCGTTAATAAAGCAGGAGCAAAGTTTGATTGGGACAAACTAAATTGGATTAATAGCCAATATTTGCACTCATTGCCGACAGAGGATGTTTGCGATCGCATCACGCCATTCCTCAAGGAAGCTGGTTATGATTTGGAATCAGTTGATCGTCAATGGTTGCTCGATCTCACCAAACTAATTGCACCAAGTTTAACGCTGCTGACCGATGCCGCAACAATCAGCAAGTTCTTCTTCACTGAGTTTGAAGACTATACCGATGAGGCAAAAGCAACTCTCCAAGGCGATGCGATCGCGGGTATTATCACAGCACTAATCGAAGCACTAAAAGAAACTTCAGAACTAGATGCTGATAGTGCAGGAGAAGTTATTAAAACAGTCATGAAGTCTCAAGGTGTCAAGAAAGGAGTCGTGATGAAATCCTTACGAGCAGCGCTCACAGGCGATTTACATGGCCCCGAAATCTTGCCGACCTTTGTCTTACTCCATCGCAAAGGTTTAGCATTGTCGCGTTTGCAACGCGCCTTAACGGCATAACTGAATATAGCAATCCTAAATGGTTTGTGTAAGAGCGCTCCTTTCGGGAGCGCTCTTACACAAACAGAAAATCTACCAATGATTTAGGATTGCTATCTGATTGACTGACAGATCTCTGTAGTGGCAGGTTTAGTAGATCCGTGATTGGCTTACAGCAAAGCTTTTAGCAAAACCTGCCCCTACGGTTAAATGCGGATTTCAACAGTTTTGTCAGTCAATCAGGGATTGCTATATATCTATACAGGTATATCTTCCCATTTTCGGATGTTGTTACCCCTATTTAGACCTTCAATCAAAAACATGATGTCTGTGTAGGTGTTTGTTTGCTTCATGGCATCAAGGTAAATGATCCGCTTTGCAACTTGGGGCAATCGAAAGCACCAATACAGACTCATTAAAGGATTAATCCAAAGCTTGCTTCCTTTCGTTCTGGTAGAGGTGTGATAATCCCCATAGTGACCCATTAGGGCTGAAATTATAGAACTATTGACAATGCTAATATGTTCTGTCATTGCTTGAAAAACATACTCACTTGCCTCTTTATACTGTATTACTTCATCCATCTCCTGAAGTAAGGAAAATGCCCCTAAAAATCCACCACTCCCAATTAATTCTGCAATACCTTCAAGTACGTGAGCATGGCAGACACCATGATAGCGATCGATACCAAATCCCAAACAAACCAATAATTTTCGTTCAATAGCAAGTTCATCCACTGCGGCGATACTTGCGACATCTTCGTGCGGTGTACCTAGACCTATTTCATCTCCGCGCATTAAACTGTCCGTGCCTCCGTCCACTAGAATAATCGTATCTATCGATAACTCTTCAACCAAAGCTTGGTAACTAGCTAGAAGGGGCTTAAAACCAGTGTTCTCAAAACAATAAATGGGAGTTTCTTGCCCTTGTTGGCGAAACCAAGCTGCTAGATGTTGTTCGGGAAAGTAATTGCGAGGACGAGGAGTATCTGCTGTCACTTTAAGCAGGGATGGTGATAATCTTGGTTGATCATTTGGGAGAGAAGAAAATGACAAATTTGCAAGATAGACTGTTTTGCCTAATGCTTTTAAACTGAAGTAGAGTGGCAGTCCACAAAAAATGTCAAATCCACCTCCTGCTCCACTTAAGAGAATGGTCTTCGCCTGTTCCAGTTCTGTAAAAAGTGGCAAATTGAATAAATTCACAATAAATTTGGGGTGAGGGCTTTATGAACTCCCATGTAATACGAGTTATGAACTAGAAAGAGGCAAAATTAGACGACTGAGAATGCGATTGTCTTCTAGTTGATAGAGAGAGAGTTCTCCTCCAGCCTCCATCATAAGAGTCTGGCAGATTGCAAGATGCAATCCAGGGGGCTGATCTAATAGCGATGGAGATAGAGGATCGATCGCTCTGCCTTGATGTAACTCCTGTAATAAAGATGCATCAACCACACCATAATCGGTGATTGATAGCTCTAGAAGCTTTTCATCTATTTGACGACACCAAAGATCAATTCTGCCGCCAACATCCGATCGCCCACAGGCAAATAGCAGCAACTCGTTTAAGATCATCTCCATCTTAGCGATGTCACCACCAACCACCACATTGGCTTGGTTATGTACCTGCGACCATATTTGGCGTTGCTTTATGAGCGTATCTACTCTTTCTAAAGCCCGTTTGAGCATACCTGCTAAAGGAGCAGTCTCATAGTTGGGACGTAAGCGCCATTGCTCTTTGCGGATAATCTGTGGGAGTGGAGATAGAGAACCCTGTAATTGTTTAAGAGAACTTTGTAAGGTAATGTTGTTGATGCCTCCAGTTCCATTAGCACGAGCATCAGCATCCAACAAACGCTGGACACCCGAACTAACCGTACGATAGATATCTTCCAAACGACGATGCTTGTACCAATTAAGGCGTTCCAGTTCTTGACGATTGTGTTTGAGATGATCGACTAGTAATAGGTGGCGACGAGACCAAGATAGTTGATTTGCCAACATATTAAATGCCTGTAACTGGCGATCAACCCAACGCCGTCCTACGCGATCGGCAACCAAAATCATTCCAGTTGGCTGGTGATCGGGAGTTGTGCGTAATGCAGTTACTAATAAATGTCCAAGAGCAGGCGCATTTAGCCAAGCCTTAGTCTGTTCTGGTAAGTCATGAATACTTAGAGGCAGAATTCCTTCACTTTGAATCGCCCACTGTGCCAGCGGATCTTCTTCGATCGCAAGTAGGGTTTCGCTAATCGTGAGCTGATACTCATCACGACTAGCAAACACTGAAGCTATTTGTCCGCCTTGCCGACCTGGTAGCCATACTACTAATACGGCAAGAGGGGATTGCGTAACCTGCGCCATTAATTGCGTCGCCGTATGATGCAACTTCTCAAGAGCATTGCATTGTTGGAGTGCGACTAAACCAAACTGAACAGCTTGATGAGACTTTTGGCGTTCATCGGATAAGCGCTGCAACTCATTTTGGTGAACGATTAATCCAATTTGCTGAGCAACAGCTTGCACCATTTCTCTTTCTGGGCGCGACCATGTACGTGGGGCTTCATGGGCAACTGCGAGAATACCTTCGAGAGCCTTCCCAACCGAAGTACTACTGACGATCATCGATCGCACATCAAGATCAATTAATGAATTTCGCCATGACAGAAATTTAAAATCGCTGTCGAGATTCTCTACAGTTGCAGCATCTACAGACTGCTCCATCATCTGCACATCAACAGGAGCTAGACCTGGCAAAAGATTAGGAAGGGGGCGACGATTTTTGGGATGGTACTGAAAATCGATCCGAAACATGTCATTGTCTTTGTCATAGGTTGCCACCCAAAAACGTTCTAGTCCTAGTCGCTGGCATAACTGTTCCGCAGCTTGATCGAGGGCGCTTTGCCAATCGTTGTCTGAATATATAGCTCTGGCAATTCCTGCGGTAAGAATTTGATCAGAAGCAATGCGATCAAGAGTTACTTCCATTTCTTCCAAAGGCGCAGTAATGGCGGCAAGTTGCGCAGCACCACGGACAAAATTTCGCTCGTCATCAGTCCAGAGCCGAGGCTCATCTCCTTCTACTGACAAAAAGCCTAACAGTTCTGATTGGAAAAATATGGGCGCAATAATTATAGAAACTGCTCCAAATTGTTCCATAACTCGATTGCTAACCTCGCCCTTGGTCATGGACTTAGCATCAACTACCACCACCACCTGATCTTTAGATAGAGCCTGATACAAACTAGGGGCATTTTGGACTGTGACTCCAGCCGTATTGTCAACTGCTTGCTTGATTTTGGGGCCTGGCTGACGATTGGCAATCCGCCGCCAAAAATATTGATGTTCGCGTTCAAACCAATAAATATTGGTGTGATCTGGCATAACAAAATTATGGGTTTCCTGAACAATCTCTTCAAGCCGTTCAGTTAGTGCTGGCACATTCCGAATTTTTGAGAGGATTTGCAGTAGGGGTTCATCAGGACGCTTGGTATTGTGATGATGCCAATCGTCATCAAGACGGCTTAGGGTCGAGCCAAGCGCACCAAGCACAACAGAGAGTCTGGCTCTTTCTTCATTGCGTGGGGTGACATTCCACAGACTGGAGCCTAAGATGACCACTCCAAAACTGCGATCGCGATGATAGATCGGCCAAAACAAAGTGCCTTGGATATCAAATTTTTGGGCTAATTTTTGCCATTCACCACTACGTTTCTCTTGACGTAGATCAGCGATCGGCACAGGCTTACGTTGCAAAATCACCTGATCGAGCAAATCGCCTGCATTGAGATTAAACCGCTCTTTTAAAAATTTAATTTCACCAGCAGGCGTTGTACCACCTTTACCTGTAAGTCGATGGTTTTCTGCGTCATAAAGTCCAATCCAGAGCAGCTTGTACTCAAAATTGTCTCGAAGATAATCGAGAGTTGCCATCAATAGGTTGTCAATACTATCTTCATCACGCAAGAACTGCATGATTCGCCCAAGGTTAACAAATTGGCGATCCCATGGGTTAGCTCCTGCTTGACTCATATTTTTGCCCTGACGTATTTAGACTTAGGAATGGCTAGAGCGATGTAACTTAATAAAATGAAATTTTTTGAAAATTTAAGGATATAAAAAGTATTACAACACAATCGTACAATCTTTAGCTTAGAAAGTCAGCAACACATCATACTTTTATTGATTGTATTAACTTTTATAGCATTTACTCTCTTAGGAACAAGAATTGGCAGTTCGGCGCAAATTACCAACTCTTGGTTTATTAATTTCCTATGAGCCATTCTAGCGATCGCTCACCAATTTGCAGTGGAATGCTGACAGCTTTACCGAGACGGGGGCGTTCTTTGGTAATTTCGATAAATTTTTGAACTTGATCAACTACAGCCCAATCGCTGAGATATGAGGCAATCACATCAAGATGTTGAATAAATTCTGTCTCACTCATCGAAAAAGACTGTTGCTCTTGATAGCGCCACATTACCTGCAAGAAAATTTTGCCTTGGGTTTTGCGTAATTG
The Pseudanabaena sp. BC1403 genome window above contains:
- a CDS encoding DUF3067 family protein translates to MTGAELRQAIANKWDYSYDVQLRKTQGKIFLQVMWRYQEQQSFSMSETEFIQHLDVIASYLSDWAVVDQVQKFIEITKERPRLGKAVSIPLQIGERSLEWLIGN
- the gltX gene encoding glutamate--tRNA ligase, with translation MSVRVRIAPSPTGNLHIGTARTAVFNWLYARHNKGTFILRVEDTDRERSKDEYTQNILEGLAWLGINFDEGPFFQTQRSDRYIATVQKLLAEKKAYFCYCTESELETMRETQKANKQAPRYDNRHRNLTDEQRQAFAAEGRRAVVRFIIEEPRTVAWNDLVRGTVSWSSSDLGGDMVIARVDEQGNIGLPLYNFAVVVDDIDMEITQVIRGEDHIANTAKQILIYEALGATPPQFGHTPLILNQQGAKISKRDGATSVWEFRNMGYIPEAFNNYMALLGWSPSDGKELFTLQEATEIFSFDRVNKAGAKFDWDKLNWINSQYLHSLPTEDVCDRITPFLKEAGYDLESVDRQWLLDLTKLIAPSLTLLTDAATISKFFFTEFEDYTDEAKATLQGDAIAGIITALIEALKETSELDADSAGEVIKTVMKSQGVKKGVVMKSLRAALTGDLHGPEILPTFVLLHRKGLALSRLQRALTA
- a CDS encoding DUF1152 domain-containing protein yields the protein MNLFNLPLFTELEQAKTILLSGAGGGFDIFCGLPLYFSLKALGKTVYLANLSFSSLPNDQPRLSPSLLKVTADTPRPRNYFPEQHLAAWFRQQGQETPIYCFENTGFKPLLASYQALVEELSIDTIILVDGGTDSLMRGDEIGLGTPHEDVASIAAVDELAIERKLLVCLGFGIDRYHGVCHAHVLEGIAELIGSGGFLGAFSLLQEMDEVIQYKEASEYVFQAMTEHISIVNSSIISALMGHYGDYHTSTRTKGSKLWINPLMSLYWCFRLPQVAKRIIYLDAMKQTNTYTDIMFLIEGLNRGNNIRKWEDIPV
- a CDS encoding GAF domain-containing protein, which produces MSQAGANPWDRQFVNLGRIMQFLRDEDSIDNLLMATLDYLRDNFEYKLLWIGLYDAENHRLTGKGGTTPAGEIKFLKERFNLNAGDLLDQVILQRKPVPIADLRQEKRSGEWQKLAQKFDIQGTLFWPIYHRDRSFGVVILGSSLWNVTPRNEERARLSVVLGALGSTLSRLDDDWHHHNTKRPDEPLLQILSKIRNVPALTERLEEIVQETHNFVMPDHTNIYWFEREHQYFWRRIANRQPGPKIKQAVDNTAGVTVQNAPSLYQALSKDQVVVVVDAKSMTKGEVSNRVMEQFGAVSIIIAPIFFQSELLGFLSVEGDEPRLWTDDERNFVRGAAQLAAITAPLEEMEVTLDRIASDQILTAGIARAIYSDNDWQSALDQAAEQLCQRLGLERFWVATYDKDNDMFRIDFQYHPKNRRPLPNLLPGLAPVDVQMMEQSVDAATVENLDSDFKFLSWRNSLIDLDVRSMIVSSTSVGKALEGILAVAHEAPRTWSRPEREMVQAVAQQIGLIVHQNELQRLSDERQKSHQAVQFGLVALQQCNALEKLHHTATQLMAQVTQSPLAVLVVWLPGRQGGQIASVFASRDEYQLTISETLLAIEEDPLAQWAIQSEGILPLSIHDLPEQTKAWLNAPALGHLLVTALRTTPDHQPTGMILVADRVGRRWVDRQLQAFNMLANQLSWSRRHLLLVDHLKHNRQELERLNWYKHRRLEDIYRTVSSGVQRLLDADARANGTGGINNITLQSSLKQLQGSLSPLPQIIRKEQWRLRPNYETAPLAGMLKRALERVDTLIKQRQIWSQVHNQANVVVGGDIAKMEMILNELLLFACGRSDVGGRIDLWCRQIDEKLLELSITDYGVVDASLLQELHQGRAIDPLSPSLLDQPPGLHLAICQTLMMEAGGELSLYQLEDNRILSRLILPLSSS